A region of Lycium barbarum isolate Lr01 chromosome 1, ASM1917538v2, whole genome shotgun sequence DNA encodes the following proteins:
- the LOC132637238 gene encoding amino acid transporter AVT1C-like, giving the protein MKNSISEQSFYIESEEEDDEQGKHLDKDENEEGNESDFSNYSNDNDDDNNRQQSKPNSLTSAWPQSYRQSMDLYSNVPSPSLNFLGTPSLSRLGSSFLGSSLIRRHTPEILPSLHKPLISPPEEEKPAHRRSSHGLLPPLHPRKSSIKKFPDDKPSKDAHGLAMSRQSSYGQAVINGMNVLCGVGMLSTPYAVKEGGWAGLSILFIFGVLSFYTGMLLRYCLDSQPGLETYPDIGQAAFGTTGRIVISIILYVELYASCVEYVILEGDNLSAIFPNVHLSLGGLELDARHLFVVIATLAVLPTVWLRDLSVLSYISVGGVIASVLVVLCLYWAGLVDHVGFESKQTVLNVSTLPVAIGLYGFCYSGHAVFPNIYTSLADRNQFPAVLLTSFGMVTLLYGGTAVMGYLMFGDSAESQFTLNLPKGLMASKVAVWTTVVNPFTKFALTLSPVAMCLEELLPSKHAKSHVYPILIRTALAISTLLVGLAVPFFGLVMALIGSLLTMLVTLILPCVCFLRILKGKTSRLQVTICVLIIIVGTASAVFGSYSALYNIIKSMS; this is encoded by the exons ATGAAGAATTCCATATCTGAACAGAGTTTCTACATAGAGAGTGAAGAAGAGGATGATGAACAGGGGAAGCATTTGGACAaagatgaaaatgaagaaggaaatGAATCTGATTTTTCCAATTACtccaatgataatgatgatgataataatcgCCAGCAAAGCAAACCTAATTCCTTAACCTCTGCTTGGCCTCAGAGTTACAG GCAATCTATGGATCTATACAGTAATGTACCATCTCCAAGTCTTAACTTCTTGGGAACACCTTCATTATCTCGGCTAGGAAGCTCATTCTTGGGCTCATCTCTCATAAGAAGACACACTCCTGAGATATTGCCCTCTCTTCACAAGCCTCTCATATCACCACCAGAAGAAGAAAAACCAGCTCACAGGCGTAGTTCTCATGGTTTGCTGCCTCCCCTACACCCAAGGAAGTCTTCTATTAAGAAATTTCCTGATGACAAACCCTCCAAGGATGCACATGGACTTGCAATGTCTCGTCAAAGCTCCTATGGCCAAGCAGTGATAAATG GCATGAATGTTCTCTGCGGAGTAGGAATGCTTTCTACTCCTTATGCTGTGAAGGAAGGTGGATGGGCCGGACTTTCAATATTATTCATCTTTGGCGTGCTTTCTTTCTATACTGGCATGCTGCTGAGGTATTGCTTGGATAGCCAACCAGGGCTTGAGACGTACCCAGACATTGGTCAGGCTGCTTTTGGTACTACAGGACGAATTGTTATATCA ATAATCTTATATGTGGAGTTATAT GCCTCTTGTGTTGAATACGTAATCTTGGAGGGTGATAACTTGTCTGCTATATTTCCAAATGTACATCTAAGTCTGGGTGGGCTTGAGTTAGATGCTCGCCATCTTTTTGTTGTGATAGCCACCCTGGCTGTTCTTCCTACTGTTTGGCTGCGTGACCTCAGTGTCCTAAGTTATATCTCAG TTGGAGGAGTTATTGCTTCTGTTTTGGTGGTCCTCTGCTTGTACTGGGCTGGCTTGGTGGATCATGTAGGCTTTGAAAGCAAACAGACTGTACTTAACGTATCAACTCTTCCTGTTGCTATTGGGCTTTATGGATTTTGTTACTCTGGGCATGCGGTCTTTCCCAATATATATACATCCCTAGCGGATCGTAATCAATTTCCTGCAGTCCTCTTGACCAG TTTTGGTATGGTGACTCTGTTATATGGTGGGACAGCTGTGATGGGATACCTGATGTTTGGGGACTCAGCTGAATCCCAGTTTACTCTAAATTTGCCCAAAGGATTAATGGCTTCCAAGGTTGCTGTGTGGACAACT GTTGTTAATCCTTTTACAAAAT TTGCTTTGACCCTATCTCCTGTAGCAATGTGTTTGGAGGAATTGTTGCCGTCGAAGCACGCCAAGTCTCACGTGTACCCAATCCTCATTAGAACTGCATTGGCAATCTCCACATTACTTGTTGGTCTTGCTGTTCCCTTTTTTG GTTTGGTGATGGCATTGATTGGATCTTTACTTACAATGCTAGTT ACTCTGATACTACCTTGTGTTTGCTTCCTGAGAATCTTGAAGGGAAAAACTAGCCGCCTTCAG GTTACAATATGTGTCCTTATTATCATAGTAGGTACTGCATCCGCAGTTTTCGGGTCCTATTCAGCTCTCTACAATATCATCAAGAGCATGAGCTGA
- the LOC132613625 gene encoding uncharacterized mitochondrial protein AtMg00810-like, which yields MDVKNAFLHGDLKEDIYMKPPPGLFLSPTSDVCKLNWSLYALKQAPRAWFDKFWSTLLQFSFEQSKYESSLFLRKTSTGCVLLLVYVDDIIITGADSLLITTLQQQLKDSFHMKDLGILTYFLGLEVHYDSLGVFLNQHKYTQDLIALVGLQESSSIDTPLELNVKYRREEGDILPDPTLFQKLVGSLNYLTITRIDISSAIQQVSQFMQAPCHLDLVVVRRIIRYVLGTSTRGLFFPSGSLIRLDAFSDSDWARCPNTRRSVTSWCIFLGDSLISCKSKKQARVSKSSTESEYRVMYAACSEIVWLCGRLAEIGFPQSNPTPLHADNISAI from the coding sequence ATGGATGTCAAAAATGCTTTTCTCCATGGTGATCTCAAAGAAGATATTTACATGAAACCTCCACCTGGTTTGTTCTTATCACCTACATCAGATGTATGCAAGTTGAATTGGTCTTTGTATGCATTAAAACAAGCTCCCAGAGCTTGGTTTGACAAGTTTTGGTCTACTTTGCTTCAATTCTCTTTTGAACAGAGCAAATATGAATCATCTTTGTTTCTTCGTAAGACATCTACAGGTTgtgttcttcttttggtatatgtaGATGACATTATTATTACAGGAGCTGATTCTTTATTAATCACTACCCTCCAGCAGCAGCTTAAGGATTCTTTTCATATGAAAGATCTTGGCATTCTTACATATTTTTTGGGGTTGGAAGTTCATTATGATTCTTTAGGTGTATTTTTAAATCAGCACAAATATACTCAGGATTTGATTGCTTTGGTTGGTCTTCAAGAATCTTCCTCTATAGATACTCCATTGGAATTGAATGTAAAGTATCGTCGTGAGGAAGGAGATATTCTTCCTGATCCAACTTTGTTTCAGAAACTAGTTGGGAGCCTAAATTATCTTACTATTACTCGGATTGATATCTCTTCTGCAATTCAACAAGTGAGTCAATTTATGCAGGCTCCCTGTCATCTAGATTTGGTAGTTGTTCGTCGCATCATTCGATATGTCTTGGGAACATCAACTCGCGGATTATTCTTTCCTAGTGGTTCTCTAATACGGCTTGATGCATTTAGCGATTCTGATTGGGCTAGATGTCCTAATACTCGCCGTTCCGTCACAAGTTGGTGCATATTTCTTGGGGATTCCTTGATATCTTGCAAGAGCAAGAAGCAAGCTCGTGTTTCGAAATCTTCAACTGAGTCTGAATATCGAGTCATGTATGCTGCTTGCTCTGAGATTGTTTGGCTTTGTGGTCGACTTGCAGAGATTGGTTTTCCTCAATCTAATCCTACTCCTTTACACGCTGACAACATAAGTGCCATTTAG